The DNA region acatacatacatatatatacatacatatatatatacatacatacatatatatatacatacatacatatatatatacatacatacatatatatatacatacatacatatatatatacacatacatacatatatatatacatacatacatatatatacatacatatatatacatacatacatatcatatatatatatatacacatacatacatacatacatatatatacatacatacatatatatatatatatatacatacatatatacatatatatacatacatacatatatacatatatatacatatatatacaaatatatacatatatatacatatatatacatatacatacatacatatatatgtatacatatatacatacatatatatacatatatatatatatatatatatatatatgtgtgtgtgtgtgtgtgtgtgtgtgtgtatgtatgtatgtgtgtatatatgtatatatgtgtgtatagtgcaCACAgatatgcttgtgtatgcatacattttatacatgagTATTCTATTGAGAATGTATTCTAAAAGATGGTACCATTAAATAATATGAAAACAGTCCAAAcgatttaaacaaataaaaacaaaagcatgtACATGACGCTCTGCCTGGCCCTCACTCTTCCAAAAGTGACAGGTATTATCGgcgtcctttccctccttcccccgtcccTTCTTGGTTGGCGGAGGCGCGTATATAGATCGTGGAGGCGCTTCTGCAGGCataacttcgcaaatcataaagaagctGCAGGTATTGTCTGACGTCCTCGCTATGGCCATGAaggtaattcatttatttatttttttcgttggtgaatttgtatttttttcacatgCTACTGTACAGTGCATGTTATTATTTCTGACCAGATATACAGGTATGTCAgaaagaatatatttattatatctaatttTCGTCGGTTATCTGTGTCTAATTTACGCAAAGATATTAACAACTTGAATATTTTTAGTTGCTGTTGGTTTTGGTACTGGTGGGCGCAGTGTCTGCTGTCACCGAGGAGGACAATTTCGTCAACCCCGCAATACCTGGTCTTGCCGTTAGAGCCGGGACCACATTCCTCTTCAGCAGCACAGCTACAGTGAGTTTATTATCTGTGTACTACTGTTTTCTACTAGCAGTACTGCCTTACGTACATAGGTATTAATTTCCAATGGTCCTTCATTTTCACACTATTCCCTGATTTCCAGGTAACTCGGACATTGGAGACACAAGTCACCACATTAGCAACATGCGTGGCTCCCGCCTCCAACCTGCCCACCTGTTCCGCCAGGGCTGATGCCCGAATCTTCGCTTTCTTCCCAACCTCTTTAGATCAAAGGTAAAGGGATTTCATACTTCTCAAAacggatttgtttttctttttctaatctcTAAATAGAACTATCCTAGCTGAAACCACATTCCGGTATTTTTGGTAACTATCTTCTCTGCTTCAGAAACGAGTTACCTGAAGCCCGCGCATTTAATCACCTTGAGCCTTCTTTCGAGTCTGGTCTTCTAGTTGATCATGGTAAGTCTTTTTTCAGGAATTCGTTAAGTAATAAATTAATCTTTTGAACTTCTTATCTAGAATACAACAACCGAAGGTAATTTAACAATTTCCATCATAAACATAGTGACAAAAACGAAAAGTACATTGTCGATAAACAATTAATTTCTTCTCGTTCATTAATCCAGGCCGTATCATCGAGTTTTTGCCGCCGATCGGCCTTCTGACAGTGGTGACCAATATAGCTTGGGAGATCAAGGTCACTGCCACCGTCAGCCATCCAACTAACACCGTCACGATCTCCTTGGCTGGGTGCGTGCCCGAGACACTCCCCTTCAGCGCCGCTGTCTGTGTCGCGACGGGTACATCGACCACGACCACAGCTACGACTACTTCTGGTGGAACCACAGCTACAAGTACAAGTACGACTACCACTCCAACGGCTACGACTACTTCTGGTGGAACCACAGCTACGGGTACAAGTACGACTACCACTCCAacggctactactactagtgcaaCCATGACCACTAGTACAGCTCCTACCACTACTTCGGTGGCGAGTTCAACCCCTACCACTAGTATAACCCCAGCTGCAACTGCGAGCACTACTCCTGCGAC from Penaeus chinensis breed Huanghai No. 1 chromosome 31, ASM1920278v2, whole genome shotgun sequence includes:
- the LOC125041738 gene encoding cell wall protein DAN4-like, whose product is MAMKLLLVLVLVGAVSAVTEEDNFVNPAIPGLAVRAGTTFLFSSTATVTRTLETQVTTLATCVAPASNLPTCSARADARIFAFFPTSLDQRNELPEARAFNHLEPSFESGLLVDHGRIIEFLPPIGLLTVVTNIAWEIKVTATVSHPTNTVTISLAGCVPETLPFSAAVCVATGTSTTTTATTTSGGTTATSTSTTTTPTATTTSGGTTATGTSTTTTPTATTTSATMTTSTAPTTTSVASSTPTTSITPAATASTTPATTTTSATTSSTPTMVSSVAATVTSTVTTTSVLTVTATQTVTATVISIPPTVTTTAATSSSTSSVTNPTATPTPTSSLARTESSLAPY